A section of the Candidatus Dependentiae bacterium genome encodes:
- a CDS encoding terminase small subunit: MGALKDKQEIFCKEYLKDLNGTQAAIRAGYSEKTANRIASEILSKPVIRTRIKELMDERSKNILIDSEYVVSSLINVATRCQQGEPVMVWDPEAKCMKETGEWQFDSTGANRALELIGKHLGMFTEKVQHSGNVNTGGVNEEQFAKLLEIARSNARTAPGKGK, from the coding sequence ATGGGGGCTTTAAAAGACAAACAAGAGATTTTTTGTAAGGAATATCTGAAAGACCTGAATGGCACACAGGCAGCGATAAGGGCGGGATATAGCGAAAAGACTGCGAACCGTATTGCCTCTGAGATATTGTCGAAACCTGTCATACGTACGCGTATCAAGGAATTGATGGATGAACGCAGCAAGAATATTCTCATAGATTCTGAATACGTAGTAAGCTCACTGATCAATGTCGCTACCCGCTGTCAGCAGGGTGAGCCCGTAATGGTATGGGATCCTGAAGCAAAGTGCATGAAGGAAACAGGAGAATGGCAGTTTGACAGTACAGGTGCTAACAGGGCCTTAGAGCTAATAGGCAAACACCTGGGTATGTTTACAGAGAAAGTGCAGCATAGCGGCAACGTGAATACAGGCGGGGTGAACGAAGAACAATTCGCAAAACTTTTAGAGATAGCGAGGAGTAATGCAAGAACTGCACCCGGTAAAGGCAAGTGA